Genomic window (Puniceicoccaceae bacterium):
ATGGTTTTTTATCGATTTCAGGTCAATGTGTCTGGTCAACTGCTGAGGCCTGCAAGACCATTCAGCAAAACCAGACAAACCATTTCGCACCCTTTCTTCAATCACTTTCGCTAATTTCAACAATCAGATGGATTGAACCTCCTTATTCAACTTTCAGCGCACAATGCTTCGAACCCGTAGCCGCATACACGGGCATCACCTGCTGTACCCCTCCGAATCGATGTGACATTATCGTAACATACTGGCTTTCAGATTGATTCCTGCTGCCTGAACCCACCATAAACGACGCATTGCGACTCCGCAGACCGCAAATTCGAATTCACACTCAGACTGACAAAAGACAACCCTTTCACGTCCACTGGGATTCAAATGCATCCCATGAAGCACAAATTCCGCACCGAAAATCCACTTTAAAACCCTTCACTTCATGACTATGAAAAACCTGTTGATTGCATTCATGCTCGGCTTTGCCTTCACGCTTCAAGCAAGCGAAAAACTGGTCATCAAAGGCTCGGATACACTCGGGGCCAAGATGGTTCCACAGATTGCAGAGGCGTTTCGGGCAGCACACCCGGGTGTCGTGTTTGAGATTGCTGCTGAGGGTTCAACCACTGGCATCACTGCCATCATTGATGGGACTGCGGACATTGGCATGTCAAGTCGGGCTGCACGCCCGGGCGAAATCACTGCCGCGCGTGCCAAGGGCGTCAACATGGAAGCGATCACCGTCAGCTATGACGGTCTCGCGGTCATCGTCAATGAGTCCAACCCGATCAGCGATCTGAACCTGCGTCAGATTCAGCAAATCTTCACCGGTGACGTAGCGGACTGGTCCACTGTTGGACCATTTTCAGGCCGCATTTCCATCTACACGCGCAATACATCATCCGGAACCTATCAGGATTTCAAAAACCTTGCGATGCGTCGCCGCGACTACGCTCCATCCTCCCAGAAAATGGCTGGAAACGAGCAAATCGCCGCAGAAGTCGCCACCAATCCGACGGGTATCGGGTATGTTGGTCTGGCCTACATCCACACTCCTGGAGTCAAGGTGGTGAGCATCAACGGCAAGCTTCCCAGCCCACAAACCGTCAACGACAAATCCTATCCGCTGGCTCGTCCCAATTTCTTTTATACAAACGGACAAGCAAGCGGACTGGCGGGGGAATTCATCGATTTTGTGCTCTCTCCTGAAGGACAAAAAATCGTGGAAAGCGTTGGATTCATTCCACTGCAATAACCCTGGAGTTCTGGGATTCGTCACTTCATGCCCACCTGTCATCGAAGT
Coding sequences:
- a CDS encoding phosphate ABC transporter substrate-binding protein; translated protein: MTMKNLLIAFMLGFAFTLQASEKLVIKGSDTLGAKMVPQIAEAFRAAHPGVVFEIAAEGSTTGITAIIDGTADIGMSSRAARPGEITAARAKGVNMEAITVSYDGLAVIVNESNPISDLNLRQIQQIFTGDVADWSTVGPFSGRISIYTRNTSSGTYQDFKNLAMRRRDYAPSSQKMAGNEQIAAEVATNPTGIGYVGLAYIHTPGVKVVSINGKLPSPQTVNDKSYPLARPNFFYTNGQASGLAGEFIDFVLSPEGQKIVESVGFIPLQ